DNA sequence from the Gemmatimonadaceae bacterium genome:
CTGACCGACTCGCTCCCGGCTCCGCGAGTGTTACCCATCATCCCGGTCCAAGCGTTACCGATCATCCCGGCTGAACATACTCTCCTCTCGTCGCTCACGGCTCGGTTCTCGGCTCTTAAGATTCACCCCCAAAAACAAAGGGCCGCCGGCGCATCGCGCCGGCGGCCCTTTGTCCTCCTCCCCCCGTGGTTACGGGTTGCGGTTGATGCACCCGTTGAACTTCGGGTTGTTGCGCTCCGGGAACGGCACGATGAAGGTCACATCCGTGCCGTAGCTGTTCCCCGGACGATAGAGCATGCCGCCCGTCGGGAACACCGCACTGGCCGTGCGGCCGTACTGACGGATCAGTCGACGCATGTCGCCAAAGCGGTGGCCGGTGAGCCACAGCCAGTACGCCCGCTCACGGAAGAGCAGATCCACGGCGGCATCCTGCGTCGTGGGCGCGGTGAGCGCGGCCAGTCCGGCCACGCCACCACTCGAGCGAAGCGTGTTGAGGACGGTGGTCATCTGATCACGCGCCCCCTGTGAGCCACCGGCCCCGGCGGAATTGAGCGCGGCTTCGGCTTCGATCAACCGCGCTTCAATACCGTCGGCCAGGGTAACCGCCGACGCCAGCGTCGGATACTTGAGCTGCTGCGGCAGGTTGCGGCTCGTGCCGTCGAAGCCCACGCGCGTGGACGCCTGCCACGGCATGCGAGGATCGGCCGGCGTGCTCATGTAGTCGAGCCCGTTCGTCCCTTCGCGGGTGCCCGCCGTATAGCGCGAGCCAGCGACGAACGTGCCGCTGTTGACGCCATTGTTCTGGCGGCCCGTCGCTGTGGAGTGGAACACCTGATACCGGAACGTCGTGGGCACGGCCGACACCGCCGCCGCAGCCTGGGCAAACTGCCCCAGATTGATCAGCACGCGCGCCTTGCCCACCGCGGCCAGATTCTTGACAGTCGCACCGGAACCGATCGTGTTCGCCGAATCGAAGGTCGCGCTCGCGGCGGCCAGCATCTGTGCCGTCGTGAGCGGATCACCGTAGGCGAACGTTCCATCGCCGTTCACCTTGGAGAACGGTACGCCGGAGCAGTACGCTTCGGCGAAGAAGTCCTCGGTGAAGCCACGGATGGAATACATCTCCGAAAGCGAATCCTTGACCGCGGCGGCCGTGCTGGTCTTGGCCTTCGTCCACGCCTCGATCGCCGACGACATGCCGGCGCGCGCAAGCTGGAGCGAGTTGTACATGGAATTGATCGCGCCGCCCAGCACTTCGTTCTGATTGCGGCCGTCGGTGTTGTAGCGATCGGCGAAGGTATCCGTGGTCTGAATCTCGTCGCCCATGTTGCCCGTCGAGACCAGGAAGCCGTCGATCGTGCCCGAGTACGCCACGATGAAGTCCATCATGGACCCGTTGCGCAGCGTGGAGGCGCCCAGCGAGCCTCCCAGCGCGCTTTCGGCAAGCACGTCCGGCGTGCCGACCGAGAGAATGTCCGTGGAACACGCCGACATCGCGATCGCGGCGGCTACGGTGCCCACCGGTCCGACTACTCGGCGAGCGGCTGAAAACATACGCATATCTTTGCTCGCCTCAGAAGGTGAAGTTCATGCGCAGCGTGAAGATGCGCAGCGGTGGCGTGGAGAAATACTCTTCGTTGCCGCGCGTGTCGCTGTTCGACTGCGCCGCTTCCGGATCCACACCGGAGTACTTGGTCTTCACACCGAGGTTACGGCCCGTGAGCACGATGTTCCAACGGGACGCCTTGAACTGCTGGGCCCACTTCTCCGGCATGTCGTACGCCACCGACAGTTCGCGCCAGCGGGTGAACGAGCCATCCTCGAACATGCCCGTATACACGGCCTGCGACGTGGCCAGCGCGTTCGCCTGCTGCTGGAGCCCGACGGACTTGTCGTAGCGCCCGCGGCACGTCACGCCGTTCATGCACTGGTGACGGAGCGTGTTGTTGAACTTGAGGAAGTCCCACTTCCGGTCGATCTGCGACGAGATGCGCAGCTTGTGATTCAGCAGATCGATCGACGGCGTGAACGCCAGTTCCTTCTTGGGGAAGGTGTTGCCACGGAACTTCGTGGTGTCGCTGAAGCTCAGCTCGCTCAGGACGAGGATACCGTCGCCGTTGGCATCCGTGTAGTTGATGTCCTTGTCCCACAGGCCGTACAGCGGGTAGCCCGGCGCGTTCTTCTGCGTGTTGCGGTTACCCGAAGCAATCGGCGTGATCCCGTCGCCGAGCTTCACGAGTTCGTTCTTGTTCGTCGAGCCCGTGAGGTTGAACTGGAACCCGAACTGGTCCTTGTCGATGACCTTCTGGTTGAAGGTCAGTTCGATGCCCTGGTTCCGGATGTTGCCGACGTTCACGAACTGCGTAGTCAGGCCGGAGAGCGACGGGGCAATCTGGCGCGAGATGAGCGCGTCCTTCGTGCTCTTGTCGTAGTGCGTGAACTCGATGTTCGTCTTGTTCCTGAAGAGCGAGAGATCGAACCCGTACTCGGTTTCGGCCGAGAACTCGGGCTTGAGGCTCTGGTTACCCAGCGAGCCCAGCGAGGCGCCCGACGCGTCACCCGACGCGAGGGTGAGCGGCGCCGCCGAGTAGAAGCGCACGGCAGCCGTTGCGCCCGGAATCTGGCCGGATGCGCCGTACGTACCACGCAGGCGGAGGGAGTTGATGAAGTCGCGCTTCGGGAAGAACGACTCGTCGGAGATCAGCCACGACGCACCGAACTTGGGATAGATGACGGCGCGCGTGTTCGCACCGAAGGCGCTGGCCGCGTCGCGGCGCAGACCACCGGTGAGGAACAGCTTGTCGCGGATGGCGAACTGCTGCTCGAGGTAGTAGCCAAGCGTCCGGCGCTCGTCGAGCGATTGCGTGGACGACCGCGTGGCCGCCTGCGATACCATCGTGCCGCCCGGGGGCAGCGAGAGGCCGGTACCGGTCGTGTTCGTCACGGCCTGGCGGATGTACTGCATACCGACCGACGTCTTGGAGTTCAGCCAGTCGAGCAGCTGGAACGTCCCCGTGCCACTATAGTCAGCCGTTTGCTGATTGATGCCCACCACCGTGCTCTGGACCTGCCCCAGGCGCAGCGACGGCGAACCGGTGTTCGGGCCCTCACCGACCTTCGACAGGAACTTGTCGTTGCGCGCCGTGAAGTCGGAGCCGACGGCCGCGCGCGTCTGCAGCCACGACAGCGGATTCCACTGGGCCGAGACGCTGTTGATGAAGCGGTTGATGTTCTGCGTGGTGGTCTGCGCCAGCACGTCGCCCATCATGAATGCCCGATAGCCGCGGAGCGAATCGCCTTGCGCATCGAGGAGGTCGCGGCGATACGGGCCGCCCAAGGCCGCCACCATGAGGCCGTTGCCGTTGTCTTCGTTCTGCGGCAGGCGCAGATCGCTGTTCACGTAGGCCGAGGAGACCTGTACGAACAGGTTCTTCCGGAGCTCAGCGTTGACGTTCGCGCGCAGGCTGTTGCGGGCCAGCGCGTTCGGGCGCATGACGTCCGAGGGCAGTGAGGGCACGCCGCGACGGGCCTGCAGGCGCGTCACTTCCGAGTCCGGCATCTTGTAGATGCCGGTCTCCGCTTCCGTCTGCCCGGACACGAAGAACTGCACCTTGTCGTTACCGCCGGAGACCTGGAGGTTGTACTGCCGACGGTCGCCAGTGCCGATGGGCGTCAGCGCCTTGTCGTTCAGCACGTTGCCGTGCGAGAGCGAGTCCGCCACGCAGGTGCCGGCCGCAACGGCCGTCAACAGACAGATGGCATTGGTCGTCGGGGCCGCCGTCGTCTTGCCCCACAGCGACCACATGTCCGGATACGTCGCCGTATTCTCGATCTGCCCCTGCTCGGCCGACACGTTGTAGCGCGTCTTGCCGGACTTACCCTTCTTGGTCGTGATGACGATTACGCCGTTCGCCGCTTCCGTGCCGTAGAGCGTGGCGGCCGACGGTCCCTTCACGATTTCGATGTTCTCGATCTCGGCCGGGTTGATATCGTCCAAACGCGACGGGCCCGAGCCACCGACACCGATGGCGTTGTTGGTCGTCGACGTCGCGCGAACACCGTCAATGACGACGATCGGGTCGTTGGAGAGCGAGAAGGAGTTCTGCCCGCGGATACGGACGCGCGAGCCGGTGCCGGTGGCGCCGGTCTGAACGACCTGCACGCTGGAGGCGCGACCCGACAGGAGGCCACCCATGTTGGCGACCGGGAGTTCCGCGAGCTTGTCGCCCACGGCCACCTGCGCGGTGGAGTTGGCCAGTTCGACCTTGCGCTGCGCACCGGTCACCGTGGTGACGACGGCGGAGAGCGAGAAGGCCGCCTGCGTCAGCGCGATGTCGGACACGGTCGGCGCACCGGCCGACACCGTGACCTGCACCTTGCGGGCTTCGTAGCCGATACGCGAGACATCGAGCGTGACCGGACCGGTCGTCGTGACGCGAAGCGTGTAGCGACCGTTCTCACCCGTGAGCGTGCCGTTCTGCGTGCCATCGATGAGGACGCGCGCCTGCTGAATCGGCTGGCCGGTCGCGGCGTCGAAGACGCGACCGTTGATGCTGCCCCCCTGTGCGTGCGCCCGTGGCGCCAGCAGGGTCAGGGCCGCCGCGAGTGCAGCGGACGTACGGACCAGGAGCGCACCTGCACGCGCCATCCGCGATCTGATGGAAAAGGTTGGCGGCGCACACCCTGACTCGCCCCGCGGGAACGCCGTAGCTCCGGTTCGTTGCATCTCGTGACTCCGCTGTACAGGATCACCCTCCGGTCACCGGACGTGTGACCGGACCTGACACGCCGCGCGCGCCCAGGCAGCGGACCGGGGTCGGTCAGCCACAGGTGCGAGCCGTCGCGTCACGCTCGAAAGGGGTCCGACGGACCCCGAAATGATCAGGAGAGGGGCGAGCGCGCGGCGATGCTCAGCGCGCAGCTCGGGGAGGGACGTGCTATGGCTGCAGGGACCAGCGGAGGGAACAGCGAGGGGACCGAGGTTGGGAACTACGAGCTCGCGGTTGGAATTCGTCGTGCAGCACCGCTCCAACCAACAAGCGGATCGCGCGCGCCGTCACACCTGTGGCTGCGCGTCCGGAATCGTTTCCATCCGCCGATGGTTGGCGCGCCAACCTTACGGCGTAGGGCAGAGACTGTCAAGAAAGTCAGTCGCTGCCGGACGTATCCGCACGGGTTTCCGGAAGTTGACGTATCAAACGCGGAACCACGGACCAGCGTTGAACGCTGCCCCGTGGTTCTTTTCTATTAGATACGCGTCGGGATACGGGCAGCCAGCCCGATCCGCGTCGGATCAGTGCGACGCGGGCAAGTCGAGGGTGATGGCCGACAGCGCCACCGAATCGCTGGCCAGCGGCGTGGTGCCCGCCGGCATGCCATTGAGCTTGAGGATATACGCGACCGTGGACAGGTACTGCTCACGGGTCAGTGTCCCCGGATTGCCGTCCGGCATCGTCGTCCGAATCTGCTCGAACAGCGCGAACACGGGGCGCCCCTTCCACTTGGTGCGGAAATCGGGGCCCGTCACGTCCTTGGTTTCGTGGCACTCCGAGCAGGTCTTGGTGAACACCGCCTGCCCGGCGGCCGCCTGTTCCTCGGTGTAGACGCCGGTGGTGTCACGGGTCGCGACGGCATAGGCGTCGCGCAGATCGATGCGCCCAGGCTCCTGGGCGCGCATGCCGCTACCGGCGGCGGCGCTGGCGCCAACGAGGGAGGCGGCGAGGACCAGCGGAAGAATGCGATGACGGGACATGGCAGAAGAACGTGCGTGAGGGCGGGTTCGCTGACAAGCGGGTGCGCGAAGCCAAAGCGACGCCTGGGCGAATCGAGATTGCGGCGGACCAACGGGACTGCCATCTTCGCGCGTTCCCTCGCGGTCTGCCCTTCCGCTTATTACCCGCGCTTTCCCGAATGGATACTCCCGACGCCGCCGAGATGCCCACTGGCCCCGCGCCGACCTCAACCGGCCCCGATCAGGACGGGGTTGCCCGCCGAGACTTTCTGCGGATGGCCGGTGGGGCGGGCGTCCTGCTCGCCGCCGGCTGTGCCCCGCCGACGGCCTTCAAGTCGGCCCCGGCGCGCGGCATCAGCCGGGGCAGCGGCACCGCCAACGGGTCCACCCATGTCGTCGTGATCGGCGCCGGCGCCTGGGGGGGATGGACCGCCTATCACCTCCGCGCCCGCGGGGTGAAGGTCACGCTTATCGACGCCTACGGGCCCGGTAACTCCAAGGCCACCAGCGGCGACGAGACGCGCGGCATCCGGTCCTCCTACGGGGACCGTGCCTCCGGCGAGTTGTGGACGCCGTGGGCCCGCACCGCGATTGCCCGCTGGAAGCTGTTCGAGGAAGAGTGGGGGCCGTACTTCAAGACGAAGTTCTTCCACCAGACCGGCGACGTGATCATGCGCGCCACCGAGGAGCCCTTCATCAAGAAGACGCTCGAACTCTGGGCAGCCAACAACGTTCCGCACGAAAAGCTCTCCGGCGACGAGGCCCGCAAGCGCTGGCCGGTGATCAAGGCCGACGACATCACCGTGGCCATCACCGAACCGGATGCCGGCGTCGTGCGCTGCCGCGCCGCCACCCAGGCCGTCGCCGCCGTGGCCCAGTCCGACGGCGCCAAGCTGGTGCTCGGGCGCGTGCGCCCGGGGCCGATCGTGAACGGCACGATGGATGGGGTGGTGCTCGACGACGGCACGGTGATCCGTGGCGATGCCTACGTCTTTGCCTGCGGCGCGTGGCTGCGGAAGCTCTTCCCGTACATGGAGAACCGCGTCCGTATTCCGATCGGCCACGCGCTCTACTTCGGCGTGCCGGCCGGCGACTCACGCTTCACGTATCCCAACCTGCCGAGCTTCAACTTCCCCGGCGTCACGGGGTGGCCGATGCTGCCGGCCGACTCGCGCGGGTTCCGCGTGCGCGGCGCGATCGCGGCGCCGCAGCTCGCTCCGGCCCCGGGCGCGGCCCCAGCGGCACCGGCCGCACCGGCGAACTCCCCCGCCGCCACCGCGACGCCAGCGGTGGACCCGGCGCAGAACGATCCGGACACCAGCTCGCGCTGGACGAATCAGGATCGCGTCGATGGCGCGCGCCGTTTCCTCCAGGCGCGCTTCCCCATCCTCGCCAACGCGCCCGTCCTCGAGACGCACGCCTGCCACTATGAATCGAGCGTGAACCAGAACTTCATCGTGGATCTCGTGCCCCAGTGCACGAACGCGTGGATCGCGGGCCTCGGCCAGGCCGAAGGGTTCAAATTCGGGCCGGTGATCGGGGACTACATCGCGCAGCGTGTCATCGGCATTCCGGGCGACCCGGTCCTCGCGAAGGCGTTCAAGCTGCCCACCGAGCAGTACGAGACGCCGCGGTGACGATCGCCGGACTTCGGGTGCGGCGCCCCGCCCTGCTGCTGGTCGCCGCGCTCTTCTTCGCGTACGAGCAGTGGTCGTTCTATCAGTGGATGCAACAGAACGGGTCGGTGAGCGCCGGCCTCGCCCATGCGTGGGCCACGCTGCGCGCCGACCCGATGGTCTTCATGGCGTGGAACGACATGGGGGTGTTCACGGCCGTGGTGCTGACCTGGCTCTGGCACGACGTACGGCGCCATCATCGCTCGTTCGCCTGGTGGCCGGCGACATTGTTGTTGGGATGCCCGCCGTTGCTGGTGTATCTCGGGACCGAGCGGGCGACGTAGAACTTGGGAACTGCTCGCACAGAGGACACAGAGAACACAGAGAACACAGAGGGGCGCTCCGGATGGATTCGAAGCGTCCCTCAGTGATCTCTGTGCCCTCTGTGCCCTCTGTGCGAGCAGTTCAACCTACTCAACCAAAGCGCCGCGTCTCGCCATGCCTCAGCACACGGAAGCGCTCGGCCTCAATCCCGCGGGCTGCCAGCGCCGCCGCTAGTGCGCGCGGGGGCTCGTCGAGCGATTCGTCGGTGAGCGAAAACGTCCCCCAGTGAATCGCAACCGCTTCGCGGGCGCCGAC
Encoded proteins:
- a CDS encoding RagB/SusD family nutrient uptake outer membrane protein; its protein translation is MRMFSAARRVVGPVGTVAAAIAMSACSTDILSVGTPDVLAESALGGSLGASTLRNGSMMDFIVAYSGTIDGFLVSTGNMGDEIQTTDTFADRYNTDGRNQNEVLGGAINSMYNSLQLARAGMSSAIEAWTKAKTSTAAAVKDSLSEMYSIRGFTEDFFAEAYCSGVPFSKVNGDGTFAYGDPLTTAQMLAAASATFDSANTIGSGATVKNLAAVGKARVLINLGQFAQAAAAVSAVPTTFRYQVFHSTATGRQNNGVNSGTFVAGSRYTAGTREGTNGLDYMSTPADPRMPWQASTRVGFDGTSRNLPQQLKYPTLASAVTLADGIEARLIEAEAALNSAGAGGSQGARDQMTTVLNTLRSSGGVAGLAALTAPTTQDAAVDLLFRERAYWLWLTGHRFGDMRRLIRQYGRTASAVFPTGGMLYRPGNSYGTDVTFIVPFPERNNPKFNGCINRNP
- a CDS encoding SusC/RagA family TonB-linked outer membrane protein; protein product: MARAGALLVRTSAALAAALTLLAPRAHAQGGSINGRVFDAATGQPIQQARVLIDGTQNGTLTGENGRYTLRVTTTGPVTLDVSRIGYEARKVQVTVSAGAPTVSDIALTQAAFSLSAVVTTVTGAQRKVELANSTAQVAVGDKLAELPVANMGGLLSGRASSVQVVQTGATGTGSRVRIRGQNSFSLSNDPIVVIDGVRATSTTNNAIGVGGSGPSRLDDINPAEIENIEIVKGPSAATLYGTEAANGVIVITTKKGKSGKTRYNVSAEQGQIENTATYPDMWSLWGKTTAAPTTNAICLLTAVAAGTCVADSLSHGNVLNDKALTPIGTGDRRQYNLQVSGGNDKVQFFVSGQTEAETGIYKMPDSEVTRLQARRGVPSLPSDVMRPNALARNSLRANVNAELRKNLFVQVSSAYVNSDLRLPQNEDNGNGLMVAALGGPYRRDLLDAQGDSLRGYRAFMMGDVLAQTTTQNINRFINSVSAQWNPLSWLQTRAAVGSDFTARNDKFLSKVGEGPNTGSPSLRLGQVQSTVVGINQQTADYSGTGTFQLLDWLNSKTSVGMQYIRQAVTNTTGTGLSLPPGGTMVSQAATRSSTQSLDERRTLGYYLEQQFAIRDKLFLTGGLRRDAASAFGANTRAVIYPKFGASWLISDESFFPKRDFINSLRLRGTYGASGQIPGATAAVRFYSAAPLTLASGDASGASLGSLGNQSLKPEFSAETEYGFDLSLFRNKTNIEFTHYDKSTKDALISRQIAPSLSGLTTQFVNVGNIRNQGIELTFNQKVIDKDQFGFQFNLTGSTNKNELVKLGDGITPIASGNRNTQKNAPGYPLYGLWDKDINYTDANGDGILVLSELSFSDTTKFRGNTFPKKELAFTPSIDLLNHKLRISSQIDRKWDFLKFNNTLRHQCMNGVTCRGRYDKSVGLQQQANALATSQAVYTGMFEDGSFTRWRELSVAYDMPEKWAQQFKASRWNIVLTGRNLGVKTKYSGVDPEAAQSNSDTRGNEEYFSTPPLRIFTLRMNFTF
- a CDS encoding c-type cytochrome, which encodes MSRHRILPLVLAASLVGASAAAGSGMRAQEPGRIDLRDAYAVATRDTTGVYTEEQAAAGQAVFTKTCSECHETKDVTGPDFRTKWKGRPVFALFEQIRTTMPDGNPGTLTREQYLSTVAYILKLNGMPAGTTPLASDSVALSAITLDLPASH
- a CDS encoding FAD-dependent oxidoreductase; the protein is MDTPDAAEMPTGPAPTSTGPDQDGVARRDFLRMAGGAGVLLAAGCAPPTAFKSAPARGISRGSGTANGSTHVVVIGAGAWGGWTAYHLRARGVKVTLIDAYGPGNSKATSGDETRGIRSSYGDRASGELWTPWARTAIARWKLFEEEWGPYFKTKFFHQTGDVIMRATEEPFIKKTLELWAANNVPHEKLSGDEARKRWPVIKADDITVAITEPDAGVVRCRAATQAVAAVAQSDGAKLVLGRVRPGPIVNGTMDGVVLDDGTVIRGDAYVFACGAWLRKLFPYMENRVRIPIGHALYFGVPAGDSRFTYPNLPSFNFPGVTGWPMLPADSRGFRVRGAIAAPQLAPAPGAAPAAPAAPANSPAATATPAVDPAQNDPDTSSRWTNQDRVDGARRFLQARFPILANAPVLETHACHYESSVNQNFIVDLVPQCTNAWIAGLGQAEGFKFGPVIGDYIAQRVIGIPGDPVLAKAFKLPTEQYETPR
- a CDS encoding DUF2834 domain-containing protein, which encodes MTIAGLRVRRPALLLVAALFFAYEQWSFYQWMQQNGSVSAGLAHAWATLRADPMVFMAWNDMGVFTAVVLTWLWHDVRRHHRSFAWWPATLLLGCPPLLVYLGTERAT